GGCAATTGAGACAAGACTTCTAGCAGTTGAGATTGAATAATCTCTGTTGTCTTTTGTGTCATTGCCACACTTCCCAAAGCAACTCAGCGATTTTTTACCTTTATTTTTTTATAATACTGCATAAGTAGGTCAATACGAAAAAACTTAGTTAAAGTATAAAGAATGTTTGGGGTGTAGTTGCGCTTTAACTTCCTGGTCAAGAAAATGGGTGAGCGAGGACGCCCATCCCACAAGATGTGATATCAGTAAAAACTGTGAGATTTCGTTTCTGTTTCGTTTCCATTACATCGACTTCAGATGAAGCCAGCTAATTCAAAGCAATTGTTTCTGAAGTATTTCGCACTCCTGAGAAGTATCTCAACAATGCGAATTACCGCAAGCGATCGCTAACTTTGAATTAACTCATACCACTGTAGCTAGGACAAACTTGTGAAGACAGAGCAAGATGCTATTGACAAACAAGATTATTCGTGTAATTTTGAAATTTCATTGAGTTGTAACCATTGCAAGACTTCATGGGGAATCTCCTCAAAATGTTCGAGCAATAAGTCCATAAAAGCGAGATGTAGTGAATCATTGCGCGTTGGGTGACGTTGCTTTTTACCTTTTCTAAACCAACCACGTACAGTAGATTCAGAACGGGAACATATCAAAGCCATTTGTTCGTAACTTACATCCCACTTTGCGTAAAAGTCTGCTGGTAACATACCGAACTCCCAATGACTGTAGAGTAAAATTAAGTGCAGTTCGCGTGCCGTTATTTGACGGGGATTAGACATGATGAGTAGCGTGATGAGTGAGAGGTTGGAAGTACACTCCTTGTAAAGACGCGCCATGACACGTCTCTATATTCTTTTTCGGAGATGTCTAATGTGAATCTATGTGTGTTACTTCAATAATTTCTCCTTTTACATAACGCCAATAAAATCGTTTTGCCATAGATGCAGAAGAACTCCAAATATCACTACCATCTTTGTTGCGATAGCGATGAGTTCTCAAACTGCGATAAGCAGGACCATTATTAGCGAAACATTCAAAAGCTTTGTCGTATTGCTTGCGGTCTTTTTTTGGTAAATCATCAAGTTGTTTTTGGGTTTTAGGAGCAAAAATCAAACAAAACTTGACAGATTGAATTTGCATTCAATAATTTCCCAATGTCCAAACTTGACCGAAAGTAAACGCTCATACGATTTTGGATTTTAGATTTTGGATTTTGGATTGTAGAGACATTGTATGCAACGTTTCTACATTGTATTTTTTGACGCGACGGTGGAGCGCGTGGTTGTTTCCAAACGTTCATTTTGGTTATGATGAGTAGGTAAAAAGCTAAGAAATATTCCGCAGTCGCTAAACTATAAATGCTGCATCATCAATGCTCAATTCAGGTTGCGTTCCTACGACTGCAACTTTGCAACGACTGTGTGCAGTCATGGGATAAAATCTCACTTGGTCTTCGCGTCGGTTCACAAGTCGTGTCAGGTATTTGGATACGCTTTCAAATTGCTTCTCATCCAAGACACACTCAAACACAGACTTTTGCACGCGAAACCCATAGCTTTCAAGGAGTTTTGACACTTTATTGCGACGGGTGTCACTAACAATGTCGTAGCAAACTAAGTAAAACATAACTACTTCACCAAGGTTAGTATCGGTTTCTGGGTTTCAGCGATATTGGTGAAATTGAGAGGATTTGGGTGAAATTTTAATGCCAAGGGGCGGTAATATTCTACATCACCTATCAAAGATGAAATATATTCCCTTACCTGCAAATCTATACATTGACGGTAAGTGACTTCTCCAGCATAGGGATGCAGTACGAAAGTTTTCAATTTTCCTTCCCAATGTTGCAGAAAGCGTTGGATAAGAGTGTAAGATTTCTTCCCATTTCCATTAGTGTTAGCAAGATGACGGGTAAAATGCAACACCATGTCATCAACTATGGGTGCGCGAAATTCTGCACTCAAGTCCCATGCTAAAGGAAGTTCGCGATCGCGATCGCAGTATAAAATTCCATAATCTGGGTGAAGTCCTGCGGTTTGGAGATGGGTGTAAACATATTGATGTAAGAGTTGATGTCCCAGAGTTAAGAATTTGTTAATTTGTTTTGTTGTTATGGGGGGACATTGGTTATGGAAGGCGAGTAGGTAAGCAATAGCAGAATAGTGAATACTGTCTGCTTCGTGAATATACTCGTGCAATTCGTTAATGGATGGTGCAACTGATAGGTTATCCATCAACAATTCCAAGTAATTTAATGTGCGTTTGATTGTGGGATCGGTATTTTGGAATGTGTACTGACGAGTCCAATTTTGCAGAAAAGCGTGTTGATTGTGCAATTTTGCCCAAATTATACTTTCTGCTGTAGCGCGGTTAAATTCAGTATCACGCAGGCGTTGGCGCTGGTAAGTTAAGTATTGAGTTTGGACTGGAGAGGGGTTTTCTACACGTCCGATATATTCACCAGTTTGGGTTAAATACAAGACGGGAATTTGATTTAACCGGATAATCTGCACGATATCTTTTGGCAATTTGATATTACCAAAGATGATGAATTGACTAATATTGCTAATGCGGATTAAGAAACGTTGTCTCTCTTGTTGAAATACCTTCAAGTACTTGTTTTGAAGTTTGAATGAGGCATTTGGATCTGTGATGTATATAGTAGACATGGGTTCTGTGAAGTAAAAGTGTAAAGTCAAAGTAAGAAAGAATTTTTATTTTTTAGGTTTGTCTCTGGCTTGATTTGAAGAAATTTCTTCATTCCAGTGACTGACCTTTTATCTTTTTCCTTTTGACTTAATTCCATCTTCGCAGATGCCTATATGAGTATGTATCTGAGTAAAAGCGATTTTTATATGAGTTTGTATATGAGTTATATGACTTGGGATTAGTCATGAAAAAATCGGAGTGGGATGCTCCGATAAAGTTGGCGATCGCTGTAGTATTGGGATAAATTTCTTACCGCTAAAAAATTAGCTATTCAAATTTTCTTCAATTTATAAAAAGCCAAAGTCCAACTCAATACTGCTCGGTTAAGACCTTTTCGAGCGTCGTAGATAACGATATATCAAGAGTTTCAATCTACCTGATTTCCTTAACCGAGCAGTATTGAAGTCCAACTCTTCTGATTTTGTTTTAGCCGATCCCGAGTTTCCATTTTGATTCGACTTATAAAAAGCCAAAGTTGGGGAGATGGTCAGATGCTCAAATCGCTGAGCAGGAGTTTCCATTTTGATTCGACTTATAAAAAGCCAAAGCAAGGCTTTGTTGATGCTAAGCAACTTGGCGTTACAGTTTCCATTTTGATTCGACTTATAAAAAGCCAAAGCGGTCGTCCAACCTGGGATCTGTTAACCCCTGGAAAGTTTCCATTTTGATTCGACTTATAAAAAGCCAAAGTGTAATCAAACATCCGGTGACAGTATCAATATTGTTTCCATTTTGATTCGACTTATAAAAAGCCAAAGTTTTTTCTTATGGTTTTTCAACGATCATCATTTTTGTTTCCATTTTGATTCGACTTATAAAAAGCCAAAGCCCCTCAGCAGGGGGAGCAGTATTCTAGGCAGTTCCGCTGTTTCCATTTTGATTCGACTTATAAAAAGCCAAAGTTTAGAGGCTAACGGTTTTATAGGAAGTTATGCTAGGGTTTCCATTTTGATTCGACTTATAAAAAGCCAAAGATGGAGATGGCTCAAGAAGAAAAAAACAATATAAAGTTTCCATTTTGATTCGACTTATAAAAAGCCAAAGACTTTGAAATACCTCCAGTTAAAGATCCTCCATTAAAGTTTCCATTTTGATTCGACTTATAAAAAGCCAAAGCAATGGGAGAAGCTTGTAGAGGTCAAAAGTCTACATATAGGTTTCCATTTTGATTCGACTTATAAAAAGCCAAAGTTGAAGGAAAAGTTGTTTTTGTCGCAGTAGTTAAAGTTTCCATTTTGATTCGACTTATAAAAAGCCAAAGCCAGCACCCGCTTGGGCCTTGGAATGTTTCAGTATTGTTTCCATTTTGATTCGACTTATAAAAAGCCAAAGTCTTATTGAAGGAGATGGTGAAGTTTCAGAAGATGAGTTTCCATTTTGATTCGACTTATAAAAAGCCAAAGAGGAGTTGATTGAATTTATGGAGTTAAATACTCCCGAAGTTTCCATTTTGATTCGACTTATAAAAAGCCAAAGAATTTAACCGCTTAATTTCAATTTGTTCTGTGTCAAGTTTCCATTTTGATTCGACTTATAAAAAGCCAAAGCATGACGGCAATTCGGAATCGGGTATTAAATTCTAGTTTCCATTTTGATTCGACTTATAAAAAGCCAAAGTTTTTCCACCTGATGATGGATTAGACGCCGGCTAAAGTTTCCATTTTGATTCGACTTATAAAAAGCCAAAGAACTATCGCCATCACAGCCTATAATGATGATGTTTGTTTCCATTTTGATTCGACTTATAAAAAGCCAAAGTCTTTTAACAGTAGCTCCCGCTGTTGCTAAAGAACAGGTTTCCATTTTGATTCGACTTATAAAAAGCCAAAGATGTGGCGACCTTGCGGTCATAGGAGTTAAGAAAGCAGGTTTCCATTTTGATTCGACTTATAAAAAGCCAAAGGCTACCGCTCGAAAGCCTTGCCCTGAGGTAATTCTACAGCACTTTTTTGTGGGATGCAAATTTTGCTTCCAATAATTGAGAATTAGTTGCAATAAGTGTGCCATATCAACACTTCAAACCCTTACCAGGATAGTAATTTGTGGGATAGAACGAAAGAATAAGGGTTTCAGCCGTTGTGTCTATCCCACAAATGGTATACTAGGTTACAGTTTCCAAGTCATGGGACGATAAACTTCAACCTCACCCGTTAAACAAGCAACATACTCCCGCACCTGTAACTCAATACAACGACGATAAGCCACCTTATACCCAGTATTGGGATGCGTCGTTTCAGACTGTAATTTCTCTTCCCAATGCTTGAGATACTTCTTCAACGCACTTGCTTGTAAGTATACACCTCCGCGCTCGTCAGGAGGAGTAAAATCTTCAGGAGTTAATATTTTTTTATTCACAATATAACTGACAAACGAATCCACAACCTGAGCGCGGAACTCCTCCATCAAATCACTCACCAAAGCTGGATGGTTATCACGGGGAGTATGTAAATTTCCAAAATGCGTATGCAGTCCAACAGATTGAACAAAAGAAAAGACTTGTTGACTCAATAAAGTGTAGCCCAAACTCATTAAACTATTAATTGGGTCAGTCGGCGGACGTTTGGTGCGTTTATCGAAAGCAAAGAAACCAGTAAATAAAGAACCTAACGCCTGGAAATATATCGTAGCAGCCTTTCCTTCATATCCGCGCAGCGCATCCATGCTATCTGCTTTGGGTAAGCTATCGATTAAAACATCCATCAAGTCGATCGCTTGTGTTGCAAGTTCTGTTTCCCGACGACGATTTAAACGCATCAACAAAATGCGAGAGTTATGGAGTTTTGCAGCAACGATCGCTTCTGCTTGTTGGCGAGTAAACACTGGGTTTTCGCAACACTGGACTTGTCGTGTCAAATATTCTACTTTGGCACTTCCTTGTACAGCAGTATGTCCAAAGTATCTCCCTTTTTGCGAAAGATACATAATTGGTATCCGTCGTATTAGCGCCATACTCACCGCACCGTGAGAAACATTACAACAACCAAACATCACAATATTACTCACTCGCACAACTGGAACTTTAATTTTGAGTTCCCCTTGATAAAATACCTGAAATTGCTGATTCTTAACACTTAAGTAAGCACCTTGGTCTGTGATATATAATGTGCTCATAAAATCCTGCCAGTAATGTGAAAGTGTTGCTCTGGGAAAATTGATAGGTTTGCCAATACTGCAAGCTTTGGGAGGACGGGAAACGGGTTTTGTTGGTCTTGGTTTGCGGCGAAAATAAGGCGTACCAGAATCATTAATAACCCATTCCCCTTCCCGTACTGGTTCTGGTGGAGGTGGTGCGTAAACTTCACCCTTAGCAAAGCGATAACCTAAAAAGGTAAACTCATCATCAGGACTAAAAATCTGTGTTTTTTCAGGTTGGAGAGTTAAATAAATCTCTCCCAACCAAGCAATAATTTTGTCAAGAATACGGTTAGCTTCTGAGAAAGTACTACAAGCGACCACCAAATCATCACCGTACCTCACTAAATTCATCCCCTGGTTGAGGCATTTTCTATCAAAATCAGTCAGGTATAAATTAGCTAACGCCCCAGAAAGGATACCGCCTTGCAAGACTCCTTTGCCAAAGTTGCGGTATTGTCCGTTAATGAGGATGCCCGCTTTCAGATGCTGTTCGAGCAACTGCAGTATAATTGCTTCAAGCCGCAATTCCTCCAACGCCGTTAACAATAACGCCCAAGAAAGACTGTCAAAAAAATCAGCGATATCTGTTTTGATAACCCATTTGGGTTGATACTTGTAGTATCCATATAAATGCTGTACCGCTTGCTGAATATTGTGTCCTGGACGATAAGCGTAACTACAATCCAGAAATGTATCTTCTAAGGGAAAATACAAGTCATCGAGTAGCGATCGCTGAACAATGCGATCGCGCACGGTTGAAATCATCGCAGTGAGCGAACAAACTCCACCTATCGACGGAAAAAGATCGCTGAACAATGCGATCGCGCACGGTTGAAATCCCAACCAACCGCTTACCGCCATTTTTCTTAGGTACATAAAACCCTTTAGCAGGGCTTGTTGTGTAAGTTTCATGCTGAATTTGGAAGGCCAAATTCCGTAACTCCTCGGTAGCTATTGACTCAAATAAGTCAACAGAAATACCATCCACACCAGCTGCTTTACTTCCTGCGCGGACTTGCAGCCATGCATAGTTGAGATGTTCTATAGTGAACATAAATGATTAAGTAAATATTAAGACATCGTAGGTTGGGTTGAGGAACGAAACCCAACATTAAATCGAATTGTTGAGTTTCATTCCTCCAAAGGGATTAAGGATGTAAATTCAATTTATGTGTACACCGTAGCCAATCCCTCGCCGTCCATCTAATTTGATTATTGCAAGGACGTATATGAGTATGTATACGAGTAATTGACGAAAGTATATGACTTTGTATATGACTTAAGAAAATAACTCATATATTTTGACTTACCATGCCTAGAAGTTCTCTCACCGCATCCGCAGAAGGTACGCAACAGGCTAGAAAAGCTTTAAAACGGTTAAGCTTGACCCAGAGATCTCTGGTAAATGAGAGAGGAGTTGCATCTTGGTCTACAGTCAATAACTTTTTCAACGGTAAACCCGTTCAAAGGGAGATATTTATGACAATTTGTGAAGAACTCGACTTAAAGTGGCAAGATATTGTTATGCCATTTTCAGAAGATGAAGAGACCCAACAGCTAACACCTCTCGACCAACTTTGGCAACAACTCACAGCACTTGGCTCTCTTACAGAACAAATGGGACTTGTTGTCGTCAAAGAAAAAACATTAAGTTGGGGAACGGAAATACCCAGTCGTTACGAAAAATCTGTAAATTTAGGTAATTATATTCAATTTGAAGTCAATTTTGAAATACCTGGATACTTAATATTAATCCAAAAAGATACATCAGGACAAATTTGGTGTTTTTGTCCATCATGTTTCGCACCTCAAAGTAAGCTAGAAACAGGCAAAACAAGCCTACCCCAAAAAGGTTCCCCCATCACTGCATTTCCTATGGAAGGTAAACCAGGAAAAGAACAGGTTTTAGCAGTCCTGACTCAGAAAGAGCCTAATTTGCAATGGCTACCCCAAGGAAACGAAAATCCCCTGGAATTAGTAGAAGCTCATCTCACACAATTAATAGAATTTGTTAATCAAAGTGAAGACTCTCAAGTTTTATACACAGAATATACAGTAAATTAACCAGGAGCATCCCAATGAAAGTCTTCAAATATTTCTTGTGGTATGGGCGTCTCGCCCGTCACTAGTATAGGACGGGCGGGGACGCCCGTACCACAAGATGCCCATACTACAAGATGCCCGTACCACAAGTAGTGGTAATTTATTTCTTGGGAATTTTAAAACCCCCTCTTATGACACAAATAATCGAGCACTTAAACACTCTAAACGCGCAAGTTTTTCAACTATGTCAACAAGGTGACTTAAAGCAAGCAGTCATTGTTGCCAAGCAAGCCATCATGTTAGCGCAAAGTACACAAACTACCGAACATCCCGCTTATTGCGATAGCATAAACAACTTAGCTGAATTATACCGCATGCAAGGGCGTTATTCAGAAGCAGAACCTTTATATCAACAAGCCTTAAATACGAGAAAAAGATTATTTGGAGAAGAACATATAGATGTGGCACAATCTTTAAACAATCTAGCCGCACTTTATGTATCACAAGGACATTATTCTCAAGCCGAACAATATTTCTTAACTGTCTTAAATCTTTGGAAACTGTTGTTAGGAGATGAACATCCTCAAGTTTTAATCGTTCTCAATAATCTAGCAGAAGTTTATCGAGAGCAAGGGCGTTATCAAGAGGCAGAAATTCTCTATTTACAAATTATCAAAATCCAAAAGAATAATCCGAGTGAATATGAAGCTCACGATATCTGGCGCACATTAAACAATCTCGCTGCACTCTATGAGTCTCAGGGACGTTATCAAGATGCAGAAAATAAGCATTTAGAAGCCATAGAGAGAATCCAACACCTCCAAGGTTCAGAACATCATGATGTAGCTGTCAGCTTAAATAACTTAGCAGTACTGTACGATTCACAAGGACGTTACTTCCAAGCAGAAGAAAACTTTCTGCAAGCCTTGGCAATTTGGAAAAAATTGCTAGGTGATGAGCATGCCTATATTGCATCAACTTTAAATAATATAGCAGGAAATTACAAAGAGCAGGGACGCTATTTAGAAGCAGAAAAAAAATACGTAGAAGCTTTGGCAATGAGAAAAAGCGTCTTTGGAGACGAGCATCCTGAAGTTGCAGCTAGCTTGAGTAATTTAGCAGAAATTTATCTTCTACAAGGACGTTACCCAGAAGCCGAGCAAAATTATCTAGCAGCCTATTCTATGAGGAAACGTCTGTTGACTTCAGAGCATCCCGATATTGCAAAGAATTTAAATAATCTTGCAGTGCTCTACTTACACCAAGGGCGTTATATCCAAGCAGAGCAGCTGCATTTAGAAGCATTATTAATGTGCGAGCGCTTACGCGGTAAACAGAATCCCGATTACGCCGATTATTTAAACAATCTAGGAAAGCTTTATCAAAATCAAGGACGTTACTCAGAAGCCGAACAAAAGTATTTGGAGGTTTTAGAAATTAGAAAAAGAGTACTAGGAGAGGAACATCCTTCTATTGCAGACAGCTTCAACGATTTAGCAGAAATTTATCGTTTGCAAGGACGATATGTTCAATCTGAGCAAATGCATCTAGCAGCGTTAGCCATGAGAAAAAAATTGCTAGGAGAGAAGCATCCTGATGTCGCTGCGAGTCTTAACAACTTAGCAGTCTTATACGACACTCAGTTTAAATACTCTCAAGCAGAGTCATTATTTCTAGAAGCTTTGGCAATTGT
This genomic interval from Scytonema hofmannii PCC 7110 contains the following:
- the cas2 gene encoding CRISPR-associated endonuclease Cas2; the protein is MFYLVCYDIVSDTRRNKVSKLLESYGFRVQKSVFECVLDEKQFESVSKYLTRLVNRREDQVRFYPMTAHSRCKVAVVGTQPELSIDDAAFIV
- the cas1 gene encoding CRISPR-associated endonuclease Cas1 produces the protein MSTIYITDPNASFKLQNKYLKVFQQERQRFLIRISNISQFIIFGNIKLPKDIVQIIRLNQIPVLYLTQTGEYIGRVENPSPVQTQYLTYQRQRLRDTEFNRATAESIIWAKLHNQHAFLQNWTRQYTFQNTDPTIKRTLNYLELLMDNLSVAPSINELHEYIHEADSIHYSAIAYLLAFHNQCPPITTKQINKFLTLGHQLLHQYVYTHLQTAGLHPDYGILYCDRDRELPLAWDLSAEFRAPIVDDMVLHFTRHLANTNGNGKKSYTLIQRFLQHWEGKLKTFVLHPYAGEVTYRQCIDLQVREYISSLIGDVEYYRPLALKFHPNPLNFTNIAETQKPILTLVK
- the cas1 gene encoding CRISPR-associated endonuclease Cas1; amino-acid sequence: MISTVRDRIVQRSLLDDLYFPLEDTFLDCSYAYRPGHNIQQAVQHLYGYYKYQPKWVIKTDIADFFDSLSWALLLTALEELRLEAIILQLLEQHLKAGILINGQYRNFGKGVLQGGILSGALANLYLTDFDRKCLNQGMNLVRYGDDLVVACSTFSEANRILDKIIAWLGEIYLTLQPEKTQIFSPDDEFTFLGYRFAKGEVYAPPPPEPVREGEWVINDSGTPYFRRKPRPTKPVSRPPKACSIGKPINFPRATLSHYWQDFMSTLYITDQGAYLSVKNQQFQVFYQGELKIKVPVVRVSNIVMFGCCNVSHGAVSMALIRRIPIMYLSQKGRYFGHTAVQGSAKVEYLTRQVQCCENPVFTRQQAEAIVAAKLHNSRILLMRLNRRRETELATQAIDLMDVLIDSLPKADSMDALRGYEGKAATIYFQALGSLFTGFFAFDKRTKRPPTDPINSLMSLGYTLLSQQVFSFVQSVGLHTHFGNLHTPRDNHPALVSDLMEEFRAQVVDSFVSYIVNKKILTPEDFTPPDERGGVYLQASALKKYLKHWEEKLQSETTHPNTGYKVAYRRCIELQVREYVACLTGEVEVYRPMTWKL
- a CDS encoding DUF4384 domain-containing protein — protein: MPRSSLTASAEGTQQARKALKRLSLTQRSLVNERGVASWSTVNNFFNGKPVQREIFMTICEELDLKWQDIVMPFSEDEETQQLTPLDQLWQQLTALGSLTEQMGLVVVKEKTLSWGTEIPSRYEKSVNLGNYIQFEVNFEIPGYLILIQKDTSGQIWCFCPSCFAPQSKLETGKTSLPQKGSPITAFPMEGKPGKEQVLAVLTQKEPNLQWLPQGNENPLELVEAHLTQLIEFVNQSEDSQVLYTEYTVN